The region CGAGCACGACGTCGCCGTCGGGCAGGCTCGCCACGGCAGCGACCACCGCGTCCAACGTTGCATCCGCCCGGCGGACGGCAGTGTGCACACCGTCCGGCGCACCGATCGCGACCACCAGCATGGCGCCCCCTGTCCACATTCCGGCACAACCGCAGCTACCTGCGCCGGCCCGCCACCGATGTGCCATCGCCACTCTCTGGCAACGGCGCCCATATGTGGAGGTTTAGGGCCGCTCGCCACACGGACTGTACAGATTCCGGACCGGAACGTACATAGTTATCGCTCCTTCATTATCCTTTTGAGCGAGATTTCTCGGGAGATCGCTCAAATGAGCGGACTCTGGAGTGTTCGGTGCAATACTCCGTGTCGAGGATTCGGTGAGAGGAACGCGGTATGACGGAGATCCGGCTCCTGGTCGACGGAGAGGCGGTCGCCGACGTCGTCGTCGCCGAAACCGTCCTGGCCCGGGCGCGCGGCCTGCTGTTCCGACGGGTCCTGCCCGAGGCGCTCCTGCTGCGGCCCTGCTCGTCGGTCCACGGCGCCTGGATGCGCGTGCCGCTGGACGTCGCCCTGGTCTCTCGCGACATGCGCGTACTCAGGACCCGGGTGCTGCGACCCTGGGGGATGACGGCCCCGTTCCGTGGGACCACGCAGGTGCTGGAGGCGCCCGTCGGGAGCTTCGAACGGTGGGGCCTCGAGGTGGGCAGCGAGCTCCGGCTCGCCGCGGCACCGTCCGGCGCGCTGCCGTAGGCCTGTGGGCTCCGGGACCCGCGACCGCTGCCCTGCGGCGGTCGCGGTTCCCGTCGGGGATCAGGCCATCTCCGGGACGTGGAGGTGCGCGAACGCGATCTCCATCTCCTCCAGGCCGTCCACCGTGGCGCCCAGCTCGCGGACCACGCGCTCGCGGATGTGGGCGGTGGCCTCCCGCGCGGCCACGACGGCCGCCATGCTGTCGAAGGCGGTCGTGCCGACGGCCCGGCCCGCCTCGCGGTCGACCATGAGGCTCCCGCTGCAGAACCCGTCCATCTCCTGGAGCTGCGGCAGGATGACCATCCGGTAGAGATCGATACAGCGGTCGACCATGTCCTGGCCGCCGCTCAGCCAGGTCAGGCGCGCGCACGCGCCGTCGGGCGTGGCGTGGTCGCGGTGCACGACGGCGGCCTCCCACTCGTTGACGTCGCCGCCCCCGGTGCTGCCCAGCGCCTGCACCGCGCGCTCGCGCAGCGGCAGCACGTCGTCGGCACTCATCACCAGCGCGTCGTGCGACTGCCACGCCGTCGTGGCGATGCACCGCCCGGACTCGTGGTTGACCAGCAGTGACATCCCGACGCAGCCGTCCATCGCGGTGACCGCCGGGAACACTTCCTCACGGACCATCCGCAGCCCGTCGTCGATCCCCTGGGGATCTCCCTGGACCTCGGTCGTGCGTACGAACATGACGCACCCTCCCTGTGCTCGGGGCAGCGTCCGGACGGCGCTGCCGTCCCTTCCACGGTCCGTCGCCGCGTGCCCGAGGTCAAGTGGAGCGGGGCGGTCAGCGGCGCAGCTCGACCGCGCTCAGCCCCGCGAGGCTCAGGATCACGCGGTCGCCCGCGTCGACGACCGTCGCGAGCACCTGGTCGCACCCGGCGCAGCGGGCCACGAGCCCGGGCGCGTCGGTGTAGACCATGGCCTCGCCGAGCACGGCCATGTGCCCGCAGCCGCCGCAGCGGCCGCGCGCGGCGGTCACGTCGGCCCGGAACACCTCGGAGAGCGCTCCGGCCAGCACGTTGCCGTCGAGGTGGTGTGTCATCTACAGGCCTCCGAAACGCTCGGTGTGGATGTCCGCCGCGGCGTGGCCCAGCTCCTGCAGCCACACGGCGACCGTCTCGACGAAGCCCGTCGAGCCGCAGACGTAGACGCGCGGACGCTGCTCCGCGGGGAGGGTGCGCGCGGCGAGAGCCTCGCGCGTGAGCCGCCCGACCGGGTCCGGCCAGCCGGCGGGCGCCCCGCGCGTGTAGACCAGGTCGAGCGCCAGGTCCGGCCCGGCCAGGGCGGCGAGCTCGTCGGCGAAGAAGACGTCGTCGGGCGTGCGCGCCGAGTAGAGCAGCCGGAAGGGCGTGGCATCGGCGGCCGCGCCGTGCGCGGCGGCCATGGCGTACAGGGGGACGACGCCGGAGCCGCCCGCGACGAGCTGGACCGGCCGCGTGCTCTCGCCGGGCCGCCAGACGAAGAACGCGCCCAGCGGGCCGTGCAGCTCGACCTGGTCGCCGGGCCGCAGGTCGTGGACCAGGAAGGGCGAGACCTCGCCGTCGGGCAGCTCGTCGACCGCGAGGACCACCTGGCCCCCGGGGGACGCGGTGGCGACCGAGTAGGACCGGCTCGCCTGGTAGCCGTCCGGGGCGGTGAGGCGCACGTCGAGGTGCGAGCCGGCGTCGCTGCCCGGCCACGTGGGCACGTCCAGCACGATGCGCGCCGCCGAGGGCGTCTCGCGGCGCGTCTCGACGACCGTCCCGGTGTGCCACGCCGCGCGCGGCCGGGACCGGCGCAGCGGTGCCACGTCCTGCGCGCTCACCAGTACCGCTCCTCCTTCCACGGGTCGCCGTAGAGGTGGTAGCCGTACTGCTCCCAGAAGCCGGGGTCGTTGTCGGGCATCATCGTCAGGCCCCGGACCCACTTGGCGCTCTTCCAGAAGTACAGGTGCGGTACGAGCAGCCGGGCCGGGCCGCCGTGCTCCGGGTCGAGGGGCTCGCCCTCCGCCTCGGTGGCGATCCAGGCCCTGCCGTCGAGCAGGTCCTCCAGCGGGACGTTCGTCGTGTAGCCGCCGTAGGAGTGCGCCATGACGTACTCGTGCTCGGACTCGACGTTCTCGAACACCTTGTCCAGGCTCACGCCACGCCACCCCATGTCGAGCTTGGACCAGTGGGTCACGCAGTGGATGTCCACGGTGACGTCCTCGACGCCGAGCGCGAGCAGCTCGTCCCAGCTCCAGCGGTGGTCGGCGCCGGTCTCGTCGCGGATGGTGAACTCCCAGTCGTCGGTGTCGACGCGCGGGGTCGGCCCGGCGCTGAGCACCGGCCAGTCCTGGACGAGGGTCTGGCCCGGAGGCAGGCGCGGGTCCGCCTCGCGCTTGCGACCGGAGAAACCACGGGTGACGAAGGACATGCTGGGTCTCCTCCCGGCGACCGTGCCGGGCCGGCCGGCACGGTTCGATGGTGGGTTCAGCGTAGGACCGGCGTCGGTCGGCGGCACGCGATCTCACCCCTTCGTGGGGGTGAGATCGCGTTGCCGGACGGCCGGCCGACCCGGGCCCACCGTCTACGCTGGGCGCCATGGACGACAGGCCAGTCATCCTGCTGGCGGGCGGCGACCACGCCGACGTCGTCGAGCAGGAGTTCCGCGCCCGCTATGACCGTGACTACCGGATCGAGCTGACCCACGGCCAGGCCGCGTGCCTGGACCGGGCGCGGGAGCTGGTGGGCGAGGGCGAGCAGATCACGATGGTCGCCGCCGAGCACCACCTGCCCGACGGCACGGCGATCGAGCTGCTGCACCAGCTCCCGTCCGTCGTCGCCACCGCGCGGCGCGTGTCGCTCGTGCCGTTCGAGTACTTCAACGACAGCCTGGACGAGCTGCGGGACGCGATGACGCGCCGGGACCTCGACACGTACGTCATCCTCCCGCGCGGGCCGCGCGACGAGGAGTTCCACACCGCGCTGATCGAGCTGCTCTCCGAGTGGGGCTGGTCGGTGGGCCGGCCCGTCGTGACGGTGACCGACCTGGTGGCCGAGCCCGGCGACCGGAACGCGGCGGCGATCCGCGACCTGCTGGAGCGCCTCGGCTTCCCGTACCGCGCGCTGACGCCGGACGACGAGGAGGCGGCCGAGATCCTCGAGACCGCCGGTCCGGGCGCCGAGCTGCCCGTGGTCAGCACGTTCCGGGGCCAGGCGCTGTCCGCGGCGACCCCGGCGGCCGTGACCGAGGCGATCTACGGCGGGTTCGACTCGATCCCCGACGGCGTGATCGCGGACGTCGCGATCATCGGCGCCGGCCCGGCGGGCCTCGCCACCGCCGTCTACGCGGCGTCCGAGGGGCTGGCGACCGTCGTGCTGGAACGGGACGCGATCGGCGGCCAGGCCGGGTCGAGCTCGATGATCCGCAACTACCTCGGGTTCCCGCGCGGGATCTCGGGCATGCGGCTGGCGCAACGGTCCCGCATCCAGGCGAGCCGGTTCGGCGCGCGCTTCTTCACGGGACGCCCCGCGGCCCGCATCGAGCCGGGGCCGCCGAACGAGCCCGAGCACCAGCACCTGCACGTCCGCGGCGCGCAGCTCTGCGCCCGCACCGTGGTGCTCGCGACCGGCGTCGCCTACCGGCGGCTGGGCTTGCCCGGGGTCGAGGACCTCGTGGGCGCCGGGGTGTACTACGGCGCCGCCACGTCGATGGCGCGCGAGATGCAGGACCGCGACGTCTACGTGGTCGGTGGCGGCAACTCCGCGGGCCAGGCCGCCGTCCACCTCGCCAAGTTCGCGGGCGGGGTGACCATCCTGGTGCGCCGCGCGAGCCTCGCCGAGACCATGTCCGACTACCTGGTGCGCGAGATCGAGGCGACGCCCACCATCCAGGTGCGCACCCGGACCGTCGTCGCCGACGGCGGCGGGGACGCCTGGCTCCAGTGGCTCCGGCTGGAGAACCTGGAGACCGGCGAGTCGACCAAGACCTCCGCCGACGGCCTGTTCTGCCTGCTCGGCGCCGAGCCCGACTGCTCGTGGCTGCCCGAGGGTGTGGCGCTCGACGAGCGGGGCTTCGTGCTCACCGGCCGGGACGTGCCCCGCGACGCCTGGGTCGACGGCCAGCCGCCCGCCAGCCTGGAGACGACCGTGCCGGGCGTCTTCGCGGTGGGCGACGTCCGCGCCGGGTCGATGAAGCGGGTCGCGTCGGCGAGCGGCGAGGGCGCGTCGGTGCTGCCGCTGGTCCACGCGCACCTGGCGCGCCTGCGCGCGGAGGAGTTCGGCGCCTGACGCCCCAACGTGTCAGACCTACAGGTCCCCCGGGTGACCTGTAGGTCTGACACGTGTGTGGGGCTGACAGGTCAGCGGTTGCGCTCCGCCTCCACCAGGGCCGCCACGCGCTCGCGCTCGGCCCGCGGCCAGGTCTCCTTGGTCACCAGGATGCCGATCAGGCCGATGACGGCGGCGCCCAGGTACAGCACCGACGCGCCGGGCCAGCCGAACGCCCCGACCAGCGCGGCCGCGATGAGCGGCGCAAAACCGCCGAGCGCCGCCGCGAGCTGGTAGCCGAGCGAGGCGCCCGACGTGCGGGTCGCCGTCTGGAACTGCTCGGTCAGCAGCGCGCCCTGGGTGCCGGTGAGCGCCGCGTGGATCAGGCCGATGCCGATCACGAAGACGAGCACGACCAGCACCGGGTTGCCCTGGTTGGTCATCAGGTACATCGGGAACGCGAACAGCATCGCCGCGACACAGCCCGCGATGTAGACCGGACGCCGGCCCACCCGGTCGGTGAGCGAGCCCGCGAGGAACGTGACCACCACCGCCGTGATGCTCGCCGCCGTGATCGCGCCCAGCGCCGTGGACCGCAGCTCCGGGTCACGCTCCGAGATGTAGCTGAGCAGGTACGTCGCCGTGGAGTAGTACGCGAACGACTCGACGACGCGCAGCGCGATGACGCGCAGGATGCTGCGCCAGTCGTTCCGGAGCGTGGCCAGGAACGGGTTCTTCACGGTCTTGCCCGTCGCCACGGCCTCCTGGAACTCGGGCGACTCCGACAGGCGCGAGCGCACCACCAGGGCCACGATCACCAGCACCGCGCTGAGCAGGAACGGCGTGCGCCACTTCCAGTCGCCGGGCAGGCCGGCGCTCAGCGCGAACATGCCGCTGGCGAGCGCGATGCCGAGCGGGTTGCCCGACTGCGGGATGGCCGCGAACATGCCGCGGCGGTGCCAGGGCGCGTGCTCGTACGCCATCGTGATGGCGCCGCCCCACTCGGCGCCGAAGGCGAGGCCCTGGATCATCCGGATGACGACCAGCAGGATCGGTGCGGCGACGCCGATCTGGGCGTACGTCGGCAGCACGCCGATCAGCACGGTGGCGCCGCCCATCACGAGCATGGCGCCCACCAGCACCGGCTTGCGGCCGAACCGGTCGGCGAGGTACCCGCCGACGGCGCCGCCCAGCGGGCGCATCACGAACCCGACCGCGAGGGTCGCGAACGCGAGGAGGGTGCCGGTGAGCGGGTCGCTCTCGGGGAAGAAGACGGAGCCGAAGTACAGCGCGGCCGCGGTGCCGAACGCGACGAAGTCGTAGTTCTCGACGCTGGTTCCGACGGCGGCGGCGACGGCGGTCTTGACCCGGTCCTTCGAGCCGAGCGGTGAGCGCCGTTGCGCGGGGGTCGTCGTGGACATGGAGGGATCTCCTTTGATCAGGGGCGGAGCGGGCGGCAGCCGTGGGCCGCCGCCGGGGGAGGGACGGGGATCAGGGGGCCGACGGCGCGAGGTCGTCGAGCGCGTTGAGCTTGGCGACGCGCCGGCGGGTGTCGGCGTCGTCGTCGAAGGTGGCGGCGAGGAACTCGCGGACGATGTCGGGGACGAAGGCGCGCGGCGCGAGCCAGGCCCCGAGGGCGATCGCGTTCGCGTCGTCGTGCTCGACCGCCTGGTGGGCCGAGTACGGCTCGTTGGCCAGCCCGCAGCGGATGCCCGGGATCTTGTTGGCCGCCATGATGGCGCCCGCCCCGGTGCCGCACACGAGGATGGCGCGGTCGGCCTCGCCCGCGAGCACGGGCGCGCAGGTGGCCTGCGTGATGTCGGGGAAGTCGACGGGGTCGGTGCTGTCGGTGCCGCAGTCGACGACCGTGTGCCCGAGGCCCTCGACCGCCTCCCGGACCAGGTCCTTGAAGGGGAAGCCGGCGTGGTCGGCTCCGAGTGCGACTCTCATGGGTGGTTCCTTCCGGTCGGGATGCTGTTGATCTGGTCGGTGTCGGTGTGCGCGGCGAGCCCTAGCTCGACCTCCGCGCGGGTGGGGATGGAGGTGGCGGCCCCCTGACGGGTCACCGCCAGGGCGCCGGCCAGCGCGGCCCGGCGTACGGCGTCGGCCAGGGGCAGGTGCCACGACGCCGCGAGGTAGCCCACGAAGGTGTCACCGGCGGCGGTCGTGTCGACCGCCGTCACGACGGGGGCGGGCACCCGGACGAGCGCGCCGTCCCGGTGCACCAGCGCGCCCGCGGCGCCGAGCGTGCAGACGACGTCGGTACCGAGCCGGGCGGCGACGGCGGCGACGTCGGCCTCGGGACCGGCCGGCCGCAGGCCGACCAGGCGGGCCACGGCGTCGAGCTCGTGCTCGTTGACCACGAGCAGGTCCACGTGCTCGACCAGGTCGGCGGCGTGGGCGGGCGCGGGCGCCGCGTTCCAGATGACGGTCGCCCCCGCGGCCGACGCCGTGGCGGCCGCGAGCCGCGACGTCGCCGCCGGGATCTCGTGCTGGAGCACCAGGACGTCGCC is a window of Promicromonospora sukumoe DNA encoding:
- a CDS encoding DUF192 domain-containing protein, producing MTEIRLLVDGEAVADVVVAETVLARARGLLFRRVLPEALLLRPCSSVHGAWMRVPLDVALVSRDMRVLRTRVLRPWGMTAPFRGTTQVLEAPVGSFERWGLEVGSELRLAAAPSGALP
- a CDS encoding DUF6510 family protein, which translates into the protein MTHHLDGNVLAGALSEVFRADVTAARGRCGGCGHMAVLGEAMVYTDAPGLVARCAGCDQVLATVVDAGDRVILSLAGLSAVELRR
- a CDS encoding FAD-binding oxidoreductase — protein: MSAQDVAPLRRSRPRAAWHTGTVVETRRETPSAARIVLDVPTWPGSDAGSHLDVRLTAPDGYQASRSYSVATASPGGQVVLAVDELPDGEVSPFLVHDLRPGDQVELHGPLGAFFVWRPGESTRPVQLVAGGSGVVPLYAMAAAHGAAADATPFRLLYSARTPDDVFFADELAALAGPDLALDLVYTRGAPAGWPDPVGRLTREALAARTLPAEQRPRVYVCGSTGFVETVAVWLQELGHAAADIHTERFGGL
- a CDS encoding molybdopterin-dependent oxidoreductase; this translates as MSFVTRGFSGRKREADPRLPPGQTLVQDWPVLSAGPTPRVDTDDWEFTIRDETGADHRWSWDELLALGVEDVTVDIHCVTHWSKLDMGWRGVSLDKVFENVESEHEYVMAHSYGGYTTNVPLEDLLDGRAWIATEAEGEPLDPEHGGPARLLVPHLYFWKSAKWVRGLTMMPDNDPGFWEQYGYHLYGDPWKEERYW
- a CDS encoding FAD-dependent oxidoreductase; translation: MDDRPVILLAGGDHADVVEQEFRARYDRDYRIELTHGQAACLDRARELVGEGEQITMVAAEHHLPDGTAIELLHQLPSVVATARRVSLVPFEYFNDSLDELRDAMTRRDLDTYVILPRGPRDEEFHTALIELLSEWGWSVGRPVVTVTDLVAEPGDRNAAAIRDLLERLGFPYRALTPDDEEAAEILETAGPGAELPVVSTFRGQALSAATPAAVTEAIYGGFDSIPDGVIADVAIIGAGPAGLATAVYAASEGLATVVLERDAIGGQAGSSSMIRNYLGFPRGISGMRLAQRSRIQASRFGARFFTGRPAARIEPGPPNEPEHQHLHVRGAQLCARTVVLATGVAYRRLGLPGVEDLVGAGVYYGAATSMAREMQDRDVYVVGGGNSAGQAAVHLAKFAGGVTILVRRASLAETMSDYLVREIEATPTIQVRTRTVVADGGGDAWLQWLRLENLETGESTKTSADGLFCLLGAEPDCSWLPEGVALDERGFVLTGRDVPRDAWVDGQPPASLETTVPGVFAVGDVRAGSMKRVASASGEGASVLPLVHAHLARLRAEEFGA
- a CDS encoding MFS transporter, translated to MSTTTPAQRRSPLGSKDRVKTAVAAAVGTSVENYDFVAFGTAAALYFGSVFFPESDPLTGTLLAFATLAVGFVMRPLGGAVGGYLADRFGRKPVLVGAMLVMGGATVLIGVLPTYAQIGVAAPILLVVIRMIQGLAFGAEWGGAITMAYEHAPWHRRGMFAAIPQSGNPLGIALASGMFALSAGLPGDWKWRTPFLLSAVLVIVALVVRSRLSESPEFQEAVATGKTVKNPFLATLRNDWRSILRVIALRVVESFAYYSTATYLLSYISERDPELRSTALGAITAASITAVVVTFLAGSLTDRVGRRPVYIAGCVAAMLFAFPMYLMTNQGNPVLVVLVFVIGIGLIHAALTGTQGALLTEQFQTATRTSGASLGYQLAAALGGFAPLIAAALVGAFGWPGASVLYLGAAVIGLIGILVTKETWPRAERERVAALVEAERNR
- a CDS encoding RpiB/LacA/LacB family sugar-phosphate isomerase; translated protein: MRVALGADHAGFPFKDLVREAVEGLGHTVVDCGTDSTDPVDFPDITQATCAPVLAGEADRAILVCGTGAGAIMAANKIPGIRCGLANEPYSAHQAVEHDDANAIALGAWLAPRAFVPDIVREFLAATFDDDADTRRRVAKLNALDDLAPSAP
- a CDS encoding ribokinase — encoded protein: MTARVTVVGSVNADTSLRLAALPRPGETVLAREASASLGGKGANQAVAAARAGAHVTMVGAVGREDGEPLAQALAAEGIDTGLLTRSERASGRALVLLDDDGENSIIVVPGANAALDDAAVRQACADLSPGDVLVLQHEIPAATSRLAAATASAAGATVIWNAAPAPAHAADLVEHVDLLVVNEHELDAVARLVGLRPAGPEADVAAVAARLGTDVVCTLGAAGALVHRDGALVRVPAPVVTAVDTTAAGDTFVGYLAASWHLPLADAVRRAALAGALAVTRQGAATSIPTRAEVELGLAAHTDTDQINSIPTGRNHP